A window of Neorhizobium galegae bv. orientalis str. HAMBI 540 genomic DNA:
CCTGCTGGCGCTGCAGGGATTTTCCGAACTGGTAAAGCGCATCGCCGGCCTCAAGGGCGTCCTCCAGGTCGATACGACCTACGAAAAGCCGCTTCAATAACAAGAATTTCGGGGGAATAAGCCGCTCATGTTCGAATACGGTATAATGCCGCCGGCAATGTTCCTTGGCATGATCATTTTCATGCTCTACGGGTTCCCTGTCGCCTTCTCGCTGTCCGCCGTCGGCTTGTTCTTCGGCCTTCTCGGCATCGCCACCGGCCATTTCGAATTCGCCTTCATGCAGGCGCTGCCGTTCCGCATCTTCGGGATCGTCTCCAACGATCTGCTGCTCGCCATCCCCTTCTTTACCTTCATGGGAGCGGTGCTCGAGCGCTGCGGCCTTGCCGAAGACCTGCTCGAAGGCACCGGCAAGCTGTTCGGCGCCATTCCCGGCGGCCTCGCCTATGCGGTTATCCTGGTCGGCGCCATCCTCGGCGCGATCACCGGCACGGTCGCCGCCTCGGTCATCACCATGGGCGTGATCTCGCTGCCGATCATGCTGAAATACGGCTACAATCCGCGGCTTGCGACAGGCGTCATCGCCGCATCCGGCACGATCACCCAGGTCATCCCGCCGTCGCTCGTGCTGATCGTCCTTGCCGACCAGCTCGGCCGTTCGGTCGGCGACATGTATCTCGGCGCGATCGGCCCCTCGATCCTGCAGGTGGTGATCTTCCTGCTGTTCATCCTCGCCATGTCGATCTTCCGCCCGAAGGACGTGCCCGCTTTGCCGCTGGAAGCTCGCGGCGAACTCAATGCGGCGCTGGTCTTCAAGGTCCTCTGGGGCATGATCCCGTCGATCGTGCTGATCTTCCTCGTGCTCGGCACCATCTTCATGGGCCTGGCCACCCCGACCGAAGCCGGCGCTCTCGGCGTCGTCGGCGCCATGGTGCTCGCCGCCATGCATCGCCGCCTCACCTGGGACCTGATCAAGCAGGGCATGCATTCGACCATGACGATCACCTCCATGGTGGTCTTCATCCTGGTCGGCGCCACCTGCTTCAGCCTTGTCTTCCAGGGCATGGACGGCGGGCTGTGGATCGAATTCCTGCTGTCTCACGTCCCCGGCGGCGCGGTCGGCTTCCTGATCTTCGTCAACATCTTCGTTTTCTTCCTCGCCTTCTTCCTCGATTTCTTCGAAATCGCCTTCATCGTCCTGCCGATGCTGGCGCCGGTTGCGAACGCGCTCGGCATCGACCTGATCTGGTTTGGCGTGCTGCTCTGCGTCAACATGCAGACCTCGTTCATGCATCCGCCCTTCGGCTTTGCGCTGTTCTATCTCCGCTCAATCGCCCCGAAGAGCGTCAAGACCAAGGACATCTACCTCGGCGCCATTCCGTGGCTCGGCATGCAGCTCATCCTGGTCGGTATCATCATCTTCTGGCCCGAGTCGGTCACCTACTGGCTGGACAAGTCGCCGGACGTCGACCTCAATACGATCAAGATCGAAATCCCCGGCTTCGGCAACGGCAGCGGCAACCAGATGCCGAATTTCGGCTTGCCGCCGATGGACGGCGCACCGGCCCAGCCCAGCCAGCAGGGACTGCCCGGCATGCCGAACTTCGGCCAGCCCCCGAAGATCAACCCGTAAGGGCGGCTTTTTCCGCCCAGTTGTCGCTAGGTATATTTCCGAAAAAGGAGGACAGGGTTGGCGCCCTGTCCTCCTTTTCTATTATTGCCCAACAGGCCAGGCCGCTCCTCCGGTTTCCCTGGAGGACAGCGGCAAACGCGAGCGAAGTCGTAGCTTGGAGGCCCGCGTCAAAAGCGTCTTTCGGCCCTTCCTCTACCGAAAAAGCGGTATGCCGGTGGAGGCTCGACGCGAAATCCCGTTGCCGCTAACACTTTGGTAGCCGTACTAACCGGCTTACTGAGCGTATAAAACTTGGCGCGGGCGGCATCGCGCGCGGGTTTGCCGTCGCCAGACCAGAACCCGGTTTGGCTGACCCGCTCGGGGGCACGACATGCAGATGAACCACGTATTGCCGAATGCGATGTACGTTGTGCGAAGGTCGATCGGTCGGACCATAGTCGAGCCGTTGCGGCGCAGACAGTTTGCCAGAGAGAGCGACGTATTCACCCATCGCACCAACCGGGGATACATCTTCAACCTCGATCCTGCACAAAGTATCGACGAGGCTATCTTCGTCGAAGGCTGGTTTGAGGGACGGTTTCTGGAATTCCTGCAGGGCCGCTTCGAGCCCGGTGCCGTCGCACTCGACATCGGCGCGAATATCGGCAACCACGCCATTCACCTCAATCGAGACTTCGCCGAGATCCATTGCTTCGAACCCAATCCCGATGCCTTCAGGCGGTTGACCGAGAACATTCGCTCGAACCGGCTCGATAACATTCGACTGCACCAGGCGGCTCTCGGCGATTGCGACGACACGCTCATGTTCCGCGAAAATCTCGAAGGTAACCTCGGCGCCAGCGGCTTCGTGGAGGATGACCGGCCATCCGGACATAGCCGTATCCTGCGCTTGCCGGTTTTCGAAGCGGACAAGCTCATTCGGCGCCTTGGAATAACCAGGGTCGATTTCATCAAGATAGATGTCGAGGGGTTCGAGCTGCGGGTTCTGAAGGGGCTGCGTTCGACGATTGCCTTCAACCGGCCGATCGTGTCCTTCGAGTTCCATGGCCACCTCGCAGCACCGGAAGACTTCGGCAAGCTCACCGCCTGCCTGCCGGATTACCAGTTCTACGATCTGGAATATGCGCCTGAATCGGCTTCCACGCTGGAAAAGCTGAAATGGAACTTCCGCCATGGCGGCGCACCCGTTCTGAACCGGTTCGACCGTCCCGAGCCGCGCACCTACGAAAACATACTGGCATTCCCATCGCAGGATACGTTCAGCCGCTTCACGAACCGCCCTTCGGCCGCCCTTGCCATTTGAACCGATCCCCGGGTACCCGCCAGACAAAAGCCCCGGATCTCTCGATCCGGGGCTTCGATATCAAGAATTGCCTGACCTGTGATCAGAGCTTGCCGTTTCGCTGCTGGATCATCATGAAGGTGTCGTAGGTATATTCCGACAGCTGCATCCAGAGATAGGCTTCCTTCTTGAAGGCGACCTGATCTTCGTAGACCTTCTTGAAATCGGCATTGGTCGCCGAGATGTCCTTGTAGACCTCGAGAGTGGCCTTGTAGCAGGCTTCGAGGATTTCCTGACTGAAGGGGCGAAGCGTCGTGCCCTGCGAAACGATCTGCTTGATCGCCGTGGGGTTCTTCACGTCGTATTTGCTCATCATGTTCGTGTTGGCGAAGGCGCAGGCATCGGTCAGCGCAGCCTGATAGGCCTTCGGGAGCGCATTCCACTTTTCCAGGTTGACGAACGCATGGATGGTCGGGCCGCCTTCCCAGAAGGCCGGATAGTAGTAGTACTTGGCAACCTTGTAGAAGCCGAGCTTGTAGTCGTCATAGGGGCCGACCCATTCGGCCGCGTCGATCGTGCCCTTTTCCAGCGCCGGATAGATGTCGCCGCCGGCGATCTGCTGCGGCACGGCGCCGAGCTTTTCCAGCACCTTACCGGCAATGCCGGCGATGCGCATCTTGACGCCCTTGAAGTCGTCGACCGTGTTGATTTCCTTGCGGAACCAGCCGCCCATCTGTGCGCCGGTATTGCCGGCTGGCATGCCGTAGATGTTATGCTTTGCATAGAATTCGTTCATCAGCGTATTGCCGTTGCCCTGGTAGAACCAGGCATTGTTCAGCCGGGCATTGAGGCCGAACGGGATGGCGGTGCCGATCGCGAATGTCGGATCCTTGCCGACGAAATAATAGGAGCAGGTATGGCACATTTCGACCGTCGAATTGCTGACGGCATCCGCCGCCTGCATGGCCGGCACGATTTCGGCGGCGGCAAACGGCTGAATGGTGAAATTGCCATCGGTTGCTGCTGCGACATGCTTGGCGATGTCTTCCGCGCCGCCATAGATGGTGTCCAGCGACTTCGGGAATGAAGACGTCAGACGCCAGGTGACTTTTGGGCTCGACTGCGCGATGGCCGGAGCGGCGAGCACCGTGGCGGCAGCTGCACCGGCGCCGGTCACGGCAGCCTTTTTGAAGAATGAACGACGATCCATGAAATACCTCCCAGTAAGACAACCGTAGGGCTTATCTATTCCCACTCCCCCGGTCCTGTGGGCGAGGTAAACATTTTGGTCTAGCGGTTGCAAGCGCCGGAGCTAATATTCCTTAATGCGGGAAGGTCTTTTGTCGTTAGACTTTGGTAGCGTCCCACCGAAACTGGATTCCTAAGTTATTTCAAAGGGGCAATGCTTATTCTTTGGGCAACGCCCGACCCGGAAACACGCCTCGAACTTGACTTGAGCCGGCCTCTCGCGGCACAACGGGACGAGACGCTACAGCATGCTTCGTTGGAGAGCCTGATGCCGAAACCGATCGTCGCCCTGCCCGCCGACATCCGCCAACTGGATGGAGCGATCTGGCATGCGTCGCCGAACCAGTATGTTCAGGCGGCGCTGAAAGTGGCGGACGTGATGACCTTCATCATTCCGGCTTTCGAAGAGGGCAACGAGACCGATGCCATCCTCGACCGCGTCGACGGCGTGCTGGTTTCCGGATCGGCGACCAACGTCCACCCGTCGCTCTATGGCAAGCAAGCGACCGACGGCGACGGCCCCTTCGATCCGGCCCGCGACGCGACGTCCCTGCCGCTGATCCGCCGGGCGATCGACCGCGGCATTCCGCTGCTCGCCATCTGCCGCGGCATCCAGGAACTGAACGTGGCATTGGGCGGCACGCTGGCGAGCGAGATCCAGGACCAGCCGGGCATCTGGGACCACCGCAAACCCGATGTGAAGGAGCGCGACGACATGTACGCGATCCGCCAGCCTGTGTTCGTTGCCGAAGGCTCCTGCATCGCCAATTATCTGGGCCTGGCAGGCGAGGTCCAGGTCAACTCCCTGCACCGCCAGGCGATCGCCGAAACCGCACCTCGTCTTAAGGTCGAAGCAACCGCCGAGGACGGCACAGTCGAGGCGGTCTCGGTCATCGACGCCAAGAATTTTGCCGTGGGCGTGCAATGGCATCCCGAATACTGGGCCGAAACCGACGCTCCGTCGCGGGCGCTTTTTCACGCGTTCGGCGAAGCGGTTCGCGCCTATGCGGCCCGCAAGGCGATTACCAACGTGGCGGCTTGACGCCGGCCAAGCATCAGCGTGAAGCAGGATATCGGGAAACCTACTCCTCGTCCTCGCCCGGCCCTTCCCCCGCCTTCACATAAGCAAGCTTCAGCATAATCTGCGAAGCCTCGATCAGCGTTTCGCGCTCATCCGGGCTGAGGCAGGCTTCGATTGCTTTTTCCAGCCAGGCGCGGCGGGCGCGGATATCCTCCGAGAGAACCTTGCGGCCGTGAGGCGTCAGCGCCAACTCGATTTCGCGACGGTCCTGCCCGTTGCGACTGCGGCTGATGAGGCCGTCGCGTTCCATCGCCGCGACGATACGGGTGACTGATTGCGGTTGCAGCCGCTCCTCCAGCGCAAGGCGCCATGCCGGCATCGGCCCCAACCGATGAAGTGTCGCGAGCATGGCGATCGTCGACAGACTGACCGCGCCTTCCGCTCGCGCGGCGCGCAGGCGGCGGCCGAGCAGCAGCACACTGCGAACGATCAGCGTTGAGGCGTCGTCACTGGACATACGATACGCAATGCGTATTATTATGCCACTGTTCAATCGCGAGCCCGAGGGATAGCGGATGGAAAAGACATTCAATCACGTTGCCGAAGCCTTTCGCTGGTCGACGGAAAAAGAAGTGACGGCGATCGAGATCGTCGTTTCGGCGCTTGCCATGGCCGTGCCGGCGCTGCTGGTCGCAAAGGGCCATCACATGGGCCTCGGCCTCGTCGGCGGCATGGCGATGAGTGGAACCGTAGCGCATGGCAAGTTGAGGGTGCAAGCCGGCAGTGCGGGCGCCGCCTTCGCCACGCTGGCGATTGCCGCAGGGCTTGCCTGCCTCGCCGGCCGCCTGGGCATGGCAGGCCAGGCGGCGATGCTTTTGCTGGCGGCGATCGCCGGCATCGTCGGCGGGTTCGACCGGGCGATGGTGGCGGCGTCGATGCGGTTCGTCTTCTATCTCATCATGGTGGGCGGCATCGTGGCAACGACGAGGGCCGATCCGCTGCTGATCTTTGCCGTCGTCATGAGCGGCGCGCTCTTCGCGGCGATCCTGCACATAAGCATGTCCGCTGTCGTCGATCGCATCCGCAAGCCTGAAGAAAAGCCGGTCGAAGCCAACCGTCTCCCAACCGCCAGGCAAAAGTTCAATCGGCTGAAGCGCTCGCTGGGAGAATGGGCCGGCTGGCAATATCCGATCCGGCTGGTCCTCAGTCTCGGCGCTGTTTTGCTCGCGCACGCGCTTTTTCCCTCCCACGACGTTCACTGGGCGGCGCTGACGCTTGTGCTGCTGGTCGAGCGTCGGCCGGAGCGCATGCCGCGGAAGACGACGCAAAGGGTGATTGGCGTCATCTTCGGCGTCTGCTGCGCAGGCCTGCTTTCATTCCTGGCTCTGCCCGCCTGGGCGGATGTGCTGAGCATCGCCGTTCTCGGCGGCTGCCGGCCGTTCCTGCAGGCCAGGAACTATCTCGCCTATTCGATCGTCATGACGCCGCTGATGATGATGGCCATGGGCACAGCCGATCAAGTTCTGACCGCCGCCACATTGTGGGACCGGCTCTACGCGACCATCTTCGCCGCATGCCTGGTGCTGTTCGTCAATCGGGTAGCGATCTTTCTGTGGCCAGAGACGGAGGCACCCGTCGCGGCCTAAGCCCTTGGCCGGTGCACTCCGGTCGACTGGCGGATGCGCATTTCCGGCTTGATCAGATGAATGCCGTCCGGCTCGTGGCTGCCGGCAAGGCGGTCGAGCAGCGCGCGCGCCGCAAGCCGGCCGACTTCCGTCTGGCCATTCCACACCGTCGTCAGCGCAGGCGTCGCGATCGACGCCTCTTCCAGATCGTCGTAGCCGGTGACGGAGATATCGTGGCCGGGCAACAGCCCGGCGCGGGCGACGCCGTTCATCAGGCCGATCGCCACCAGATCGTTCCAGCAGACCGCAGCGGTCGGCTTCTGCGGCAGGGAAAGGAAATGCACCGCCGCCTCGAACCCGCCCTGCTTCGAACGCGGCCCGGGAATGCGCAGGTTCGGATCCACCTCGATGCCCGCCTTGCGCAACGCGTTGACATACCCCTGGTATCGGTCTCGGCCCGTCGACGTCTGGTCCGTGCCGCCGATCATGGCGATCACCCGATGCCCGAGGCCGATCAGATGGTTGGTGGCAAGCGAGATGCCGTAGCTATCGTCGCCGCGATAGGTCGGCAGTTCGACGCCTTCCATCGAACGGGCAACGAGGATGGCCGGCATGCCGTTCTCTTCGGCAAGCCTCATATCCTCGATCGGCGTGCCGATCGCCGGCGACATGATCACCCCGTCACCGCCGAGCTGCAGCAGCGTTTCGATGAAGGTGCGCTGTTTTTCGACCGAATCGTAATGGTTGGAAAGGATGAAGGTATGACGGCTGCGATCGAGCTCGCTTTCGATCGCTTTGAGGATTTCCCCGTAGAACGGGTTCATGATGTCATGCACCACGACGCCGATAATGCCGGAGCGCGAGGTGCGCAGGCTCGCGGCTCGGCGATTGTAGATATAACCGAGGGCTCTTGCCTGTTCCTTGATTTTTTCCCGGGTATCGGCCGCCACGAGCGGGCTGTCGCGTAGAGCAAGCGATATCGTGGCGGTCGAGAGACCGAGGCTCTCGCCGATCGTCGACAACTTGATCTTTTGTGCCATTTCCCCCACCCGCAATGGCCGGCATCGCTATCCGATGCTCGAATTAAACTTTAAATAAACGTTTTAATTCGGGGCGACAATCCTATGACAGCGAAAATTTCAAAAGGAAATCAGTGTCAGTCGTCCGGGTCGGACTGGAGATTCTGCTCAATGGTTTTCAGGAGTTTGAGGAGGGTGCGGATCTCCTTGTCGGAAAGGCCTTTTGCGGCGATCGAACCGCACTCGGAGATCGAACGGCCGATCTGTTCGACGGTCTGCAATCCGGCTTCGGTCAGATGTACTTTGGTAAGACGCCCGTCGGTGCCGTCAGCGCGGCGTTCCAGGAAGCCTTGAGCCTCCATGCGGCCGATCGTGCGGGTCATGGTCGGGGCCTTGACGCCGAGCCGTATGGCGAGCTGGCCGGGGGTCATGCCGTCTTCTTCCGCCAGGATCAGGATGACGCCGTCCTGGCCGGCATAAAGTCCGCTTTCGCCGAGGCTGCGGCTGAGTGCTGTGCGCATCGAGCGGGCGGCCTGGGTGATCGCCGGAGCAAGGTCGGTGGCCGAAAGGCCTTCCAGTTCCTTCTTCTTGCCGGACTTGGCTTTTTTATCGCCCTTCTTCTTGCTCATTCGCTCCGCCCGTTTTGCCCTAAAGAAGTAGCCGTTATATCTGTGGCGCGCTATCCATATCGAAACCGGGAAACCACCGCCAGATGTCGCACCCTTCGCCACGCTATCATGACAATGATACGACACTTGCGTCCACAGAAAGGCGAGACTGGATCACCGTCCTGCCGCTCGGCGCCCACGAACAGCACGGACCGCACCTACCGTTCGAGACCGACACGCTGATCGCCGAAGGCCTCGTCGCCCGCCTGATCCCTGCCCTGCCTGCCGGCCTGCCGGTGACGTTCCTGCCTGTGGAGCCCGTTGGTTATTCGATAGAGCATATGGATGTCACCGGTACGAAGACGCTTGCCTTCGACGAAGCCGTTTACCGCTGGCTCGGCATTGCCGGCGATCTTCACGCCAAAGGCATCGGCAAGCTGGTGCTGCTCAACGCCCATGGCGGCAATTCGCCGCTCATGACCGTCGTCGCGACCGAGGCCCGGGTGCGGTTCGGCATGCTGGTCGTCGCCACAAGCTGGACCCGCTTCGGCCAGCCCGCCGGCTGGATAACCCCGGAGGACAAGGCAGTCGACATCCACGGCGGAGACATCGAGACGTCCGTGATGCTGGCGCTCCATCCGGACAGGGTCGACATGGCGAGGGCGGAGAACTTCCCGTCCCGCCAATCGGACTTTTCCCGCGACTTTAGACATCTGCGCGCCTATGGCCCGCACGCCTTCGGCTGGAAGATGTCCGACCTCAACCCCAAGGGCGTCGCCGGCAACGCGGCCGCGGCGACGGCGGAACGGGGTGAGTTGCTGGTTGCGCATGCTGTGAAGGGGATTATCGAGCTGCTGGAGGATGTGGCGCGGTTTGATGTCGGAACATTAGAGCCTAGTTGAATCGACGGCATAACAAGGGTACGTTTGGACCATCTAATTGGACCAACGGAGTACACAATGGAAATTTCAGTGAGCGAAGCCAAGGCAAGTCTGACTGAACTCCTTCATCGCGCGGAGGCTGGAGAAGATGTTGTTCTCACGCGAAGAGGTCATAAGATTGCAAGGCTTGTACCCATTGAGCCGGAATTGACCCGCGATCAACGCAGAGCGCTGATCGAAGAGATCAGAGCAATGGCGCCTGCACCTGATGGCAACGACGTACCCGCGGAGCGAAGCCAGGATTTTCTCTATGGTGACGATGGCCTGCCGGCATGATTGTGGTCGACACGTCAGCGTTGATCGCCATCGTCAAGAATGAAATTGGTGCCTTTGACTGCCAAGAGGTGCTCACGGGGGAATCGAAGGTCCTCCTCAACGCCGCCACTCTCACCGAAGCACTGATTGTGGCTCGTGGAAAGAAATGTCTGGCTGCTCTTACCAACCTGATTGACCGGCTTCCCATCACCATCATCGGACTGGATGCTGTAAGAGCAGAACGGGCTGCGGCCGCTTACGCTCTGTTCGGCAAGGGCTTTCACAAGGCTTCGCTCAATTTCGGCGATTGCTTCGCTTATGCGACGGCCAAGGAATTCAACTGTCCGCTTCTCTATGTCGGACAGCACTTCGCCAGAACGGACGTGGTTTCCGCAATCGCGACGCCGTCAGCGTGAACAACAAGATCACCCGGCGTCGGTCGCAATTCCGATGTGATCTTATAACATACAAACCCTTTGAACTCGTCCCGGCTTGCCCTTATATGAGACGAACAAAGCTTCCGCGCCGATCGGGCGCTCTCAAGTCCTCGAGGTTTTCATGACCGAAACAGCCACCGTCAAGCCCGTTCCTGTCACCGT
This region includes:
- a CDS encoding LacI family DNA-binding transcriptional regulator translates to MAQKIKLSTIGESLGLSTATISLALRDSPLVAADTREKIKEQARALGYIYNRRAASLRTSRSGIIGVVVHDIMNPFYGEILKAIESELDRSRHTFILSNHYDSVEKQRTFIETLLQLGGDGVIMSPAIGTPIEDMRLAEENGMPAILVARSMEGVELPTYRGDDSYGISLATNHLIGLGHRVIAMIGGTDQTSTGRDRYQGYVNALRKAGIEVDPNLRIPGPRSKQGGFEAAVHFLSLPQKPTAAVCWNDLVAIGLMNGVARAGLLPGHDISVTGYDDLEEASIATPALTTVWNGQTEVGRLAARALLDRLAGSHEPDGIHLIKPEMRIRQSTGVHRPRA
- a CDS encoding type II toxin-antitoxin system Phd/YefM family antitoxin, encoding MEISVSEAKASLTELLHRAEAGEDVVLTRRGHKIARLVPIEPELTRDQRRALIEEIRAMAPAPDGNDVPAERSQDFLYGDDGLPA
- a CDS encoding type II toxin-antitoxin system VapC family toxin, giving the protein MIVVDTSALIAIVKNEIGAFDCQEVLTGESKVLLNAATLTEALIVARGKKCLAALTNLIDRLPITIIGLDAVRAERAAAAYALFGKGFHKASLNFGDCFAYATAKEFNCPLLYVGQHFARTDVVSAIATPSA
- a CDS encoding TRAP transporter large permease: MFEYGIMPPAMFLGMIIFMLYGFPVAFSLSAVGLFFGLLGIATGHFEFAFMQALPFRIFGIVSNDLLLAIPFFTFMGAVLERCGLAEDLLEGTGKLFGAIPGGLAYAVILVGAILGAITGTVAASVITMGVISLPIMLKYGYNPRLATGVIAASGTITQVIPPSLVLIVLADQLGRSVGDMYLGAIGPSILQVVIFLLFILAMSIFRPKDVPALPLEARGELNAALVFKVLWGMIPSIVLIFLVLGTIFMGLATPTEAGALGVVGAMVLAAMHRRLTWDLIKQGMHSTMTITSMVVFILVGATCFSLVFQGMDGGLWIEFLLSHVPGGAVGFLIFVNIFVFFLAFFLDFFEIAFIVLPMLAPVANALGIDLIWFGVLLCVNMQTSFMHPPFGFALFYLRSIAPKSVKTKDIYLGAIPWLGMQLILVGIIIFWPESVTYWLDKSPDVDLNTIKIEIPGFGNGSGNQMPNFGLPPMDGAPAQPSQQGLPGMPNFGQPPKINP
- a CDS encoding creatininase family protein; its protein translation is MSHPSPRYHDNDTTLASTERRDWITVLPLGAHEQHGPHLPFETDTLIAEGLVARLIPALPAGLPVTFLPVEPVGYSIEHMDVTGTKTLAFDEAVYRWLGIAGDLHAKGIGKLVLLNAHGGNSPLMTVVATEARVRFGMLVVATSWTRFGQPAGWITPEDKAVDIHGGDIETSVMLALHPDRVDMARAENFPSRQSDFSRDFRHLRAYGPHAFGWKMSDLNPKGVAGNAAAATAERGELLVAHAVKGIIELLEDVARFDVGTLEPS
- a CDS encoding MarR family winged helix-turn-helix transcriptional regulator, with the translated sequence MSSDDASTLIVRSVLLLGRRLRAARAEGAVSLSTIAMLATLHRLGPMPAWRLALEERLQPQSVTRIVAAMERDGLISRSRNGQDRREIELALTPHGRKVLSEDIRARRAWLEKAIEACLSPDERETLIEASQIMLKLAYVKAGEGPGEDEE
- a CDS encoding gamma-glutamyl-gamma-aminobutyrate hydrolase family protein, with the protein product MPKPIVALPADIRQLDGAIWHASPNQYVQAALKVADVMTFIIPAFEEGNETDAILDRVDGVLVSGSATNVHPSLYGKQATDGDGPFDPARDATSLPLIRRAIDRGIPLLAICRGIQELNVALGGTLASEIQDQPGIWDHRKPDVKERDDMYAIRQPVFVAEGSCIANYLGLAGEVQVNSLHRQAIAETAPRLKVEATAEDGTVEAVSVIDAKNFAVGVQWHPEYWAETDAPSRALFHAFGEAVRAYAARKAITNVAA
- a CDS encoding FUSC family protein, whose amino-acid sequence is MEKTFNHVAEAFRWSTEKEVTAIEIVVSALAMAVPALLVAKGHHMGLGLVGGMAMSGTVAHGKLRVQAGSAGAAFATLAIAAGLACLAGRLGMAGQAAMLLLAAIAGIVGGFDRAMVAASMRFVFYLIMVGGIVATTRADPLLIFAVVMSGALFAAILHISMSAVVDRIRKPEEKPVEANRLPTARQKFNRLKRSLGEWAGWQYPIRLVLSLGAVLLAHALFPSHDVHWAALTLVLLVERRPERMPRKTTQRVIGVIFGVCCAGLLSFLALPAWADVLSIAVLGGCRPFLQARNYLAYSIVMTPLMMMAMGTADQVLTAATLWDRLYATIFAACLVLFVNRVAIFLWPETEAPVAA
- a CDS encoding FkbM family methyltransferase — protein: MNHVLPNAMYVVRRSIGRTIVEPLRRRQFARESDVFTHRTNRGYIFNLDPAQSIDEAIFVEGWFEGRFLEFLQGRFEPGAVALDIGANIGNHAIHLNRDFAEIHCFEPNPDAFRRLTENIRSNRLDNIRLHQAALGDCDDTLMFRENLEGNLGASGFVEDDRPSGHSRILRLPVFEADKLIRRLGITRVDFIKIDVEGFELRVLKGLRSTIAFNRPIVSFEFHGHLAAPEDFGKLTACLPDYQFYDLEYAPESASTLEKLKWNFRHGGAPVLNRFDRPEPRTYENILAFPSQDTFSRFTNRPSAALAI
- a CDS encoding TRAP transporter substrate-binding protein — protein: MDRRSFFKKAAVTGAGAAAATVLAAPAIAQSSPKVTWRLTSSFPKSLDTIYGGAEDIAKHVAAATDGNFTIQPFAAAEIVPAMQAADAVSNSTVEMCHTCSYYFVGKDPTFAIGTAIPFGLNARLNNAWFYQGNGNTLMNEFYAKHNIYGMPAGNTGAQMGGWFRKEINTVDDFKGVKMRIAGIAGKVLEKLGAVPQQIAGGDIYPALEKGTIDAAEWVGPYDDYKLGFYKVAKYYYYPAFWEGGPTIHAFVNLEKWNALPKAYQAALTDACAFANTNMMSKYDVKNPTAIKQIVSQGTTLRPFSQEILEACYKATLEVYKDISATNADFKKVYEDQVAFKKEAYLWMQLSEYTYDTFMMIQQRNGKL
- a CDS encoding MarR family winged helix-turn-helix transcriptional regulator; amino-acid sequence: MSKKKGDKKAKSGKKKELEGLSATDLAPAITQAARSMRTALSRSLGESGLYAGQDGVILILAEEDGMTPGQLAIRLGVKAPTMTRTIGRMEAQGFLERRADGTDGRLTKVHLTEAGLQTVEQIGRSISECGSIAAKGLSDKEIRTLLKLLKTIEQNLQSDPDD